Below is a genomic region from Demequina sp..
GAGCGCGAGCGACGCGAGGTCAACCTCGGGAGCCTGGAGCTGCGCGTGATGCTCATGCGCGAGCCCGCTCCACCACGGTGCCTCGGCATGGGTGAGCACAAAGAGGTGGCCTCCCGGCTTCACCCATGACGCCGCCGAGCGCAGGATCTCGATGCGCGGCAGGGCCACGGTCGAGTGCAGGAACGACGAGCACACGAGGTCAACCGGCGCGTCGGGCACCCACTGGGAGAGGTCCGCGGCCACGAACGTCGCCCCAACCACGCCAGCCGCGGCCTCTCGCGCGCTGGATCGCCGTCGGCGAGATGTCCACGCCGGTCACGTTCCAGCCCTGGGACGCGAGCCAGGCGGCATCGGCGCCCTCGCCGCAGGCCAGATCGAGCGCGGTGCCGGGGGTGAGGCCGGAGATCACCGACACCAGCGTCGGGTTGGCGCTTCCCGACCACGCCCGGGTGTTCTCGCGGTAACGCTGCTCCCAGTGCTCCGCCGGATCCTGTTCCCTCATGCGAGCAGGCTAGCGGCGCGGAGGCGCAGCGCGGAATAACTTGACGTGTCAAGTAGTTACCTCTATCGTCACTTGAACACTCAACTTAATGAAGGAAATCATGGACGTCGTATTTCTCATTGCCCGCATCC
It encodes:
- a CDS encoding TPMT family class I SAM-dependent methyltransferase — its product is MREQDPAEHWEQRYRENTRAWSGSANPTLVSVISGLTPGTALDLACGEGADAAWLASQGWNVTGVDISPTAIQRARGRGWRGWGDVRGRGPLPVGARRAG